A single region of the Silene latifolia isolate original U9 population chromosome 8, ASM4854445v1, whole genome shotgun sequence genome encodes:
- the LOC141594362 gene encoding NAC domain-containing protein 104: MGMDEPIMSSSSMKIVGMKKYYVFHFGESSTGDWTNWIMHEYRLPDSASSSRSSSKKRANSKKDLSKWVICKVYERRDDDDGDGDDDTELSCLDEVFLSMEDLDEISLPN; encoded by the exons ATGGGTATGGATGAGCCAATTATGTCAAGTTCAAGCATGAAAATAGTTGGTATGAAGAAATATTACGTGTTTCATTTTGGTGAATCATCTACGGGAGATTGGACCAACTGGATAATGCACGAGTATAGGCTTCCTGACTCTGCTTCTTCAAGTAGGTCGTCTTCCAAAAAGCGAGCAAACTCTAAAAAG GATCTTAGTAAATGGGTGATTTGTAAGGTGTATGAGAGAAGAGACGAcgatgatggtgatggtgatgatgacaCGGAACTTTCGTGCTTGGATGAAGTATTCTTATCCATGGAAGATCTTGATGAAATAAGTTTGCCAAATTAG
- the LOC141596855 gene encoding AAA-ATPase At2g46620-like: MEFRQLFSTIILIVLTGIIVKLFLNRTIRTAKLIRWWRLLSEKFHDHQFLKIPELNDNSQQNHLFRRVSLYLNSLQSLEDSDNTNLFSGVNPNDIVLSLNDNQTVVDTFLDARIRWTLTSRAGGACFTLTIRKRDKRRVLRPYLQHIHVVSDEIDSRKRELRLFTPVSGFSGEVSGGVRWRGVPFTHPATMETIAMEIDIKNKINLDLDNFLKSKQFYHRLGKVWRRSYLLYGPSGTGKSSFAAALAKTLSYDVYNLELSSISDDSELKHLLLQTTPRSVILVEDFDKFGTTRLTASGVMNFMDGVVSSCCEERVMVFTMTTKDEIAPEILRPGRIDVHIHFPMCDFNNFKCLASSYLGVKEHKLFSHVEEVFSSGATLSPAEISELMLVNRNSPSRAIKSVITALQTTSSPVVVAGSVGGESCKGTPDHGFKSGDSVDGGSGTLRKDGVKEIKKLYGLLRRKSSICRVSDSFVLDS, translated from the coding sequence atggaaTTCCGGCAGCTATTCTCCACCATCATTTTAATCGTACTCACCGGGATAATCGTGAAATTGTTTCTTAATCGTACGATACGAACAGCAAAATTAATCCGATGGTGGAGATTACTCTCCGAGAAATTCCATGAtcatcaattccttaaaattccCGAATTAAATGATAATTCCCAACAAAATCACCTTTTCCGACGTGTTTCACTCTACCTTAATTCCCTCCAATCTCTCGAAGATTCCGATAATACCAACTTATTCTCCGGAGTAAACCCCAACGACATCGTTTTGTCCCTAAACGACAATCAAACCGTCGTCGACACCTTCCTCGACGCGCGTATACGCTGGACCCTCACCTCACGCGCCGGTGGAGCGTGTTTCACGCTGACAATACGAAAGCGCGATAAAAGGCGCGTGCTTCGTCCTTACTTGCAGCACATCCACGTGGTTTCCGACGAAATTGATTCGCGTAAACGCGAGTTGCGTTTATTCACGCCGGTTTCCGGATTTTCCGGCGAGGTTTCAGGCGGTGTGAGGTGGCGGGGCGTGCCGTTCACGCATCCGGCAACGATGGAGACGATCGCCATGGAAATTGATATTAAGAATAAAATTAACCTTGATTTGGATAATTTCCTCAAGTCGAAGCAATTTTATCATCGTTTAGGGAAGGTTTGGCGGCGAAGTTATCTTCTTTACGGTCCTTCAGGGACCGGAAAGTCGAGTTTCGCCGCGGCATTAGCAAAAACGCTTTCTTACGACGTTTATAACCTGGAATTATCGAGTATTTCCGATGACAGCGAATTAAAACACCTTCTACTACAGACGACACCGCGGTCAGTAATATTAGTCGAGGATTTCGATAAATTTGGGACGACGAGGTTAACTGCGTCAGGGGTGATGAATTTTATGGACGGGGTGGTTAGCTCGTGTTGTGAGGAGCGGGTTATGGTGTTTACCATGACAACGAAAGACGAAATAGCTCCGGAAATTCTTAGGCCAGGGAGAATAGATGTTCATATTCATTTTCCTATGTGTGATTTTAATAATTTTAAGTGTTTAGCGAGTAGTTATTTGGGGGTTAAAGAACATAAATTGTTTTCTCATGTGGAAGAGGTTTTTTCTAGTGGGGCTACGTTAAGTCCTGCGGAAATTAGCGAGTTGATGTTGGTGAATCGGAATTCACCTAGTCGTGCGATTAAATCGGTAATTACTGCGCTTCAGACGACGTCCTCGCCTGTTGTGGTTGCGGGGAGTGTGGGTGGGGAGAGTTGTAAGGGGACTCCTGATCACGGGTTTAAGTCTGGTGATTCGGTTGATGGGGGAAGTGGTACCTTGCGTAAAGATGGGGTGAAAGAGATTAAGAAATTGTACGGGTTGTTGAGACGGAAGAGTAGTATTTGTCGGGTTTCTGATTCGTTTGTTTTGGATAGTTGA